One stretch of Nitrospirota bacterium DNA includes these proteins:
- a CDS encoding ArsR family transcriptional regulator produces MVRTADKNKEPFVPSEAHSTTRKAIIVELVEGPRSARDLSAAVRISEREVSAHLEHIRKSLLSSTRHLMIVPAECKKCGFVFAKREKLRRPGKCPVCKGESIQEQRFVIEEKKG; encoded by the coding sequence ATGGTAAGAACTGCAGATAAAAATAAGGAGCCGTTCGTCCCCTCGGAAGCGCACAGCACGACAAGAAAGGCGATCATTGTCGAACTTGTCGAGGGACCGCGCTCTGCACGAGATCTCTCGGCCGCTGTCAGGATATCGGAGCGCGAGGTGTCCGCTCATCTTGAACACATACGGAAGTCTCTCTTGTCGTCAACCCGGCATTTGATGATTGTGCCCGCGGAATGCAAGAAGTGCGGATTTGTATTTGCAAAGCGTGAAAAACTTCGAAGGCCGGGGAAATGTCCTGTGTGCAAAGGCGAGTCGATCCAGGAACAGCGGTTTGTGATAGAAGAGAAGAAGGGATGA
- a CDS encoding TVP38/TMEM64 family protein, with translation MIKLDKKTITGLVVACLVLAGFIYLLYSYGFIEYFTDHQRLLNLIKEHRANAALIFIGLQALQVVAAPVPGEATGFVGGMFFGTGWGILYSTIGLTLGSWLAFMLARLAGRPLVELVVKAETIKRYDYVMKHKGLFLAFLMFLVPGFPKDILCYLLGLGHMGQRDFLLVSTTGRLLGTTLLTLGGTLFRDKRYGALFTLLGASLFLILITMVYRETIERWFRRQRAAQFLKHRADRAKLKKDNKD, from the coding sequence ATGATAAAACTTGATAAAAAAACCATCACCGGGCTCGTTGTGGCCTGTCTTGTTCTCGCCGGTTTTATTTACCTGCTGTACTCGTATGGTTTCATCGAATACTTTACCGACCACCAGCGTTTGCTGAATCTCATCAAAGAGCATCGGGCAAACGCGGCCTTAATTTTCATCGGACTTCAGGCGCTGCAGGTTGTTGCGGCACCCGTTCCCGGCGAGGCGACGGGTTTCGTCGGCGGGATGTTCTTCGGCACAGGGTGGGGGATCCTGTATTCAACGATCGGCCTCACTCTCGGATCATGGCTGGCGTTCATGCTTGCCCGTCTTGCCGGCCGGCCCCTGGTCGAGCTGGTCGTGAAGGCCGAGACGATCAAACGCTACGATTATGTGATGAAGCACAAGGGTCTGTTCCTCGCTTTTCTCATGTTTCTGGTCCCCGGTTTTCCCAAGGACATTCTCTGCTATCTCCTCGGATTGGGACACATGGGGCAGCGTGATTTTCTGCTCGTGTCCACAACGGGTCGCCTGCTTGGGACCACGCTGCTCACCCTCGGGGGGACGTTGTTCCGTGACAAACGGTATGGAGCGTTGTTCACGCTTCTCGGGGCCAGCCTTTTTCTCATTCTGATTACGATGGTCTACCGAGAGACAATCGAGCGCTGGTTCCGCAGGCAGCGGGCCGCGCAGTTCCTCAAACATCGCGCTGACCGCGCAAAACTGAAAAAGGACAACAAAGACTAG
- a CDS encoding toxin-antitoxin system HicB family antitoxin has protein sequence MSTLSLRLPGSIHRHIREIAKKEGVSINQLISSAVAEKISALMTEDYLEGRAKKAKREDFKKTLAKVSNRKPLSGDEL, from the coding sequence ATGAGTACCTTAAGTCTACGTTTGCCGGGATCTATTCATCGGCATATCAGAGAAATTGCGAAGAAAGAAGGGGTGTCCATAAACCAACTAATTTCATCTGCAGTTGCTGAAAAAATATCCGCATTGATGACAGAAGATTATTTAGAGGGGCGCGCAAAGAAAGCAAAGCGCGAAGACTTCAAAAAAACATTGGCAAAGGTTTCAAATCGGAAACCTCTGTCTGGTGATGAACTATAA
- a CDS encoding DUF438 domain-containing protein yields the protein MDLSSKTKVNDLLAVYPFLKDFLISLNPEFKMLDNAFLRKTVGKLATLGKAAMISGMDVKELLDDIAGEIKKKTNGIVSVSYDEAGKGEQDIRIDTMKDIIKDLHAGKDVDSQKKKFGELIKDVTPWEIAQMEQRLIAEGMPETEIKSLCDVHVKVFQEALEHGTVPGLPAGHPVHTLMLENRACEGILKEAEAIKDFSKEKTRLLDILDRLGQVDKHYLRKENQLFPILEAKGITGPSKVMWALHDDIRGFIKDVRKRVADNKMEQVAITALVRMVGDMIYKEEHILFPMALETLTEEDWVKAGKGEEEIGYAWIKPETQWKASEESIPQALLADKVGSLNLDTGQLTPDQVNLMLTHLPIDISFVDEKDEVAYYSASPERIFPRSPGVIGRKVQNCHPPKSMGAVQKILDEFRAGNKDKADFWIQMQGKFLLIRYFAVRDAEGRYRGCLEVSQDVTAIRKLEGQKRLLDWE from the coding sequence ATGGACCTGAGCTCGAAAACCAAAGTAAATGATCTTCTCGCCGTCTATCCTTTTCTGAAGGATTTTCTGATCAGCCTGAACCCGGAATTCAAGATGCTGGACAATGCGTTCCTGCGAAAGACCGTTGGGAAACTTGCGACTCTGGGGAAGGCCGCGATGATCAGCGGTATGGACGTGAAAGAACTTCTTGACGATATCGCCGGAGAGATCAAAAAGAAGACCAACGGGATTGTTTCAGTATCCTACGATGAGGCAGGCAAGGGCGAACAGGATATCCGGATCGATACGATGAAGGATATCATCAAGGATCTCCATGCGGGGAAGGACGTTGACTCCCAGAAAAAGAAATTCGGAGAGCTGATCAAGGACGTGACGCCGTGGGAGATCGCTCAGATGGAGCAGCGTCTCATTGCCGAAGGAATGCCGGAAACGGAGATCAAGAGCCTCTGTGACGTGCACGTGAAGGTGTTTCAGGAGGCGCTGGAGCACGGGACCGTGCCCGGCCTGCCTGCCGGCCATCCGGTGCACACGCTGATGCTCGAGAATCGTGCCTGCGAGGGTATTTTAAAAGAGGCAGAGGCAATAAAGGACTTCTCAAAGGAGAAGACCAGGTTGCTCGATATCCTTGACCGCCTTGGCCAGGTTGACAAACACTACCTTCGTAAAGAGAACCAGCTCTTCCCGATCCTTGAGGCAAAAGGCATCACCGGGCCGTCCAAGGTCATGTGGGCTCTCCATGACGATATCCGGGGATTCATCAAGGACGTGCGGAAGAGGGTGGCGGACAACAAGATGGAGCAGGTGGCCATCACAGCCCTGGTCAGGATGGTGGGCGACATGATCTACAAGGAAGAGCATATCCTTTTTCCCATGGCGCTCGAGACACTGACCGAGGAGGACTGGGTAAAAGCAGGGAAGGGCGAAGAAGAGATCGGGTATGCCTGGATCAAGCCGGAGACGCAGTGGAAGGCTTCCGAGGAATCCATACCGCAGGCGCTCCTGGCTGACAAGGTCGGCAGTCTGAACCTCGACACAGGCCAACTCACGCCGGACCAGGTGAACCTGATGCTGACGCATTTGCCGATCGACATCTCATTCGTCGATGAAAAGGACGAGGTTGCGTACTACTCGGCGTCCCCTGAACGCATCTTTCCGCGCAGCCCGGGTGTGATCGGGAGGAAGGTGCAGAACTGCCATCCGCCCAAGAGCATGGGCGCGGTGCAGAAGATCCTGGATGAGTTCCGCGCAGGGAACAAAGACAAGGCCGATTTCTGGATCCAGATGCAGGGAAAGTTTCTTCTCATCAGGTATTTCGCGGTCCGCGATGCTGAAGGCAGGTACCGCGGCTGTCTTGAAGTGAGCCAGGATGTTACGGCGATCAGGAAGCTTGAGGGACAGAAACGATTGCTTGATTGGGAGTGA
- a CDS encoding alpha/beta hydrolase gives MAKDPTFNSITVEANGRTIHALEAGKGPLIIALHGFPDLPISYRHQIPALAENGYRVVAPYMRGYFPSDAAPDGPYEVAVLVQDVLAVIDQLTEQPAILIGHDWGAIVARSAAILAPDKISKIVCMSVPTAGNFGRALVSNPKQQRRSWYMFFFQLPIAEMAIAHNDFAFIETLWQEWSPGWSCPKSVMNEIKEAFRQPSVLKAALGYYRSQFNPALQQPGLADIRKRLSDPIPTPTMYLHGANDGCIGVETTEGMETAFLRDFEKHIIPSAGHFVHQEQPEVVNELITRFLAKKHK, from the coding sequence ATGGCCAAAGATCCAACTTTTAACAGCATCACTGTTGAGGCGAATGGTCGTACTATCCATGCACTCGAAGCGGGAAAGGGGCCTCTCATCATAGCATTGCACGGTTTTCCCGACCTTCCGATTTCCTATCGTCATCAAATCCCTGCCCTTGCAGAAAACGGCTACCGAGTGGTAGCTCCGTACATGCGCGGGTATTTTCCATCGGATGCCGCGCCCGATGGTCCTTATGAAGTTGCAGTTCTTGTTCAGGACGTCTTGGCGGTGATCGATCAACTTACGGAACAACCCGCGATTCTCATTGGTCACGATTGGGGTGCTATAGTTGCTCGAAGCGCTGCGATTCTTGCACCTGATAAAATCTCGAAAATCGTCTGCATGTCCGTACCGACCGCAGGAAATTTTGGACGAGCGCTGGTATCCAACCCAAAACAACAACGTCGATCCTGGTACATGTTTTTCTTCCAGCTGCCCATCGCTGAGATGGCGATAGCCCATAACGATTTCGCGTTTATAGAAACGTTATGGCAAGAGTGGTCTCCTGGCTGGTCCTGCCCAAAATCAGTAATGAACGAAATCAAGGAAGCTTTTCGACAACCTTCTGTATTGAAAGCCGCTTTGGGGTATTATCGTTCCCAGTTCAACCCAGCCCTTCAGCAGCCGGGCTTGGCCGATATACGGAAACGCTTGAGTGATCCCATTCCCACTCCAACAATGTATCTGCATGGCGCCAATGACGGATGCATAGGCGTCGAGACAACCGAAGGAATGGAGACAGCTTTTCTCCGTGATTTTGAAAAACATATTATTCCTTCTGCCGGCCATTTCGTTCATCAGGAACAACCGGAAGTAGTCAATGAACTCATTACACGCTTTTTAGCCAAAAAGCATAAATGA
- a CDS encoding AI-2E family transporter gives MTSHQPPFITRAHLFALAFFAAFIFLLAQMARLLAPFSAALLWAVIITLALHPLHQRVLRLLKGRPGVASALMTLITLLAVIGPAIAILVIFAGQAVDLYQSASQGIQSGKFLELWNRISTSLTENLRSLPLLSGIDVTGLAMKGLGEFSTGLVGQIGFLLNETLVLAIDLAVMLVALFFFFRDGESYYRSVMDMLPFSPEHKQSISRKVHATFTAVINGVFMIALIQGIMTGIGFALFGIPFSVFWGLIAAVLAVLPIGGAALVWVPGVLFLFFTGSKVSSILFLVWGLILVSLPDNFLRPLLIGKKANLPAFFLFIGILGGLKVYGLLGILFGPLVVTLLYAFVQIYRAEYGEP, from the coding sequence TTGACCAGCCATCAGCCGCCATTCATAACCCGTGCTCACCTCTTTGCGCTTGCCTTCTTTGCCGCCTTTATATTTCTTCTCGCCCAGATGGCCCGCCTGCTGGCCCCGTTCTCGGCGGCGTTGCTCTGGGCGGTCATTATCACGCTGGCACTGCATCCCCTTCACCAGCGCGTGCTCCGCCTGCTCAAGGGCAGACCGGGGGTTGCCTCTGCACTCATGACGCTCATCACCCTGCTGGCGGTAATCGGTCCGGCCATTGCCATCCTGGTCATCTTCGCAGGACAGGCCGTTGATCTTTATCAATCCGCATCGCAGGGCATTCAGTCGGGAAAGTTTCTCGAACTATGGAACAGGATCTCCACTTCCCTTACCGAGAACCTGCGATCGCTTCCGCTCCTGTCCGGGATCGACGTAACAGGATTGGCCATGAAAGGCCTCGGGGAATTCTCGACCGGCCTCGTGGGACAGATCGGGTTTTTGCTCAATGAGACCCTGGTCCTGGCGATCGATCTTGCGGTCATGCTCGTCGCGCTCTTTTTCTTTTTCCGGGACGGTGAATCCTACTACCGGTCGGTCATGGACATGCTTCCCTTCTCTCCCGAGCATAAGCAGTCCATCTCTCGGAAGGTTCACGCTACTTTTACAGCGGTCATCAACGGGGTATTCATGATCGCGCTCATCCAGGGGATCATGACCGGCATCGGGTTCGCCCTGTTCGGCATCCCCTTTTCGGTATTCTGGGGCCTGATCGCGGCAGTCCTGGCCGTCCTGCCGATCGGGGGAGCGGCGCTTGTATGGGTCCCGGGGGTGCTTTTCCTGTTCTTCACCGGGTCGAAGGTCAGCAGTATCCTGTTCCTGGTCTGGGGGCTCATCCTCGTGTCACTGCCGGACAATTTTCTGAGACCTCTTCTCATCGGGAAAAAAGCAAACCTTCCTGCGTTTTTTCTGTTCATCGGGATCCTCGGCGGGCTGAAAGTATATGGCTTATTGGGCATTCTCTTCGGCCCGCTCGTAGTCACGCTGCTCTATGCCTTTGTCCAGATCTATCGCGCGGAGTATGGCGAACCATAA
- a CDS encoding TIGR00730 family Rossman fold protein codes for MEDLAKSDTWRVFRIMAELVEGFEALSNIGPAVTIFGSARLKPGSPYYNKCLKVAENLAKNGFAVISGGGSGIMEAANKGAQNANGTSVGLNIALPTEQIPNEFQDVRVEFRYFFVRKLMFVKYAVAYVIFPGGFGTLDELFEALTLIQTKKIRGFPVVLVGREYWSGLIDWMKKTVLAADSINKEDLELMHIVEEPEEVCAIINKRYADRLSGISKDRRDKARKGI; via the coding sequence ATGGAAGATCTGGCGAAATCAGACACCTGGCGAGTATTCCGCATCATGGCTGAACTGGTGGAAGGCTTTGAGGCCTTGAGCAATATCGGCCCTGCAGTGACCATCTTCGGGAGCGCACGACTCAAGCCGGGTTCTCCCTACTACAACAAGTGCCTCAAGGTCGCCGAGAACCTGGCAAAGAATGGTTTTGCCGTGATCTCGGGAGGCGGATCCGGCATCATGGAAGCCGCGAACAAGGGTGCGCAGAACGCGAACGGCACGTCGGTGGGCCTGAACATTGCGCTTCCCACGGAGCAAATCCCGAACGAGTTCCAGGACGTGCGGGTTGAGTTCCGCTACTTCTTCGTGCGCAAGCTTATGTTCGTAAAGTACGCAGTGGCGTATGTGATCTTCCCGGGCGGCTTCGGCACCCTGGACGAGCTGTTCGAGGCGCTCACGCTCATCCAGACGAAAAAGATCCGGGGGTTCCCCGTGGTGCTCGTGGGCAGGGAATACTGGTCGGGGTTGATCGACTGGATGAAGAAGACCGTGCTTGCGGCGGACAGCATCAACAAGGAGGACCTCGAGCTCATGCACATCGTGGAAGAGCCGGAAGAGGTCTGCGCGATCATCAACAAGAGATATGCGGACCGCCTGAGCGGTATCAGCAAGGACCGTCGGGACAAGGCCCGCAAGGGAATCTAG
- the pdxA gene encoding 4-hydroxythreonine-4-phosphate dehydrogenase PdxA: MEQKPLIVITMGDPAGIGPEIIAKVVDSAEILQLCRPVVIGDAGVMNKLIKEMRLSVIVNSIASLDQAHPVTGKLDVIDLKNVNLNTHQWGTPDVSSGRAVVAYIKKAVDLTMKHEADALVTAPISKEMMNAAGHHYAGHTELLADLTKTKEYGMMFVGGGLRLILATVHVALKDVHRHITQTNILKTLRLAHQAMKYFGIEKPRIGVAALNPHAGEGGLFGSEERDAILPAIIKARGEGINASDPIPADTLFYKARNNYFDILVAMYHDQGLAPLKMVAFGNAVNVTVGLPIIRTSVDHGTAYDIAGKGCADPASLLEAIRLAVAMSEFRNSESRTHA, translated from the coding sequence ATGGAACAAAAACCCCTGATCGTTATAACCATGGGTGACCCGGCCGGTATCGGCCCGGAGATCATCGCCAAGGTCGTCGACAGCGCCGAGATCCTTCAGCTCTGCAGGCCGGTGGTGATCGGCGACGCGGGCGTAATGAATAAACTGATAAAAGAGATGCGGCTTTCGGTGATCGTGAACAGCATTGCATCGCTCGACCAGGCGCATCCGGTCACAGGCAAACTTGATGTGATTGACCTTAAAAACGTCAATCTCAATACACACCAGTGGGGCACGCCGGACGTTTCATCGGGCAGGGCGGTCGTTGCTTACATTAAGAAGGCCGTTGACCTGACCATGAAGCACGAGGCCGACGCCCTGGTGACCGCGCCGATCAGCAAGGAAATGATGAACGCGGCCGGACATCATTACGCCGGCCATACCGAGCTTCTTGCCGACCTTACGAAAACAAAAGAGTATGGCATGATGTTCGTGGGAGGCGGGCTGCGTCTTATCCTGGCTACGGTCCATGTCGCGCTGAAGGACGTGCACCGCCACATCACGCAAACGAATATTCTTAAAACCCTGCGTCTTGCGCATCAGGCGATGAAATACTTTGGGATCGAGAAACCGCGGATCGGTGTGGCGGCCCTGAACCCCCACGCCGGAGAGGGAGGACTTTTCGGGTCTGAAGAGCGGGACGCGATCCTCCCCGCGATCATCAAAGCGCGGGGCGAAGGCATCAACGCAAGCGATCCGATCCCCGCCGACACCTTGTTTTACAAGGCGCGGAACAACTATTTTGACATCCTTGTCGCCATGTACCACGATCAGGGACTTGCGCCGCTCAAAATGGTCGCCTTCGGAAATGCGGTGAATGTCACCGTTGGACTCCCGATCATCCGCACCTCCGTTGACCACGGAACCGCCTACGATATAGCAGGCAAGGGCTGCGCGGACCCCGCAAGCCTGCTCGAGGCGATACGGCTTGCCGTTGCCATGTCGGAGTTCCGAAATTCAGAATCGAGGACACACGCTTGA
- a CDS encoding RNA-binding S4 domain-containing protein, whose amino-acid sequence MNRIMRLDLFLKTSRLVKRRTVAQEMCSAGRVLVNGHEAKPAKEVKPGDVITLKFLSRVVDLEIVGMVNAPSRKISPEELYRVTSETRLPKEIVLS is encoded by the coding sequence GTGAACCGCATCATGCGTCTCGACCTGTTCCTGAAAACCAGCCGGCTCGTAAAGCGCAGGACCGTTGCTCAGGAGATGTGCTCCGCCGGCAGGGTGCTGGTGAACGGTCATGAAGCAAAACCCGCAAAAGAAGTGAAGCCGGGTGATGTCATCACGCTGAAGTTTTTGTCGCGCGTTGTTGATCTTGAGATCGTCGGCATGGTCAATGCCCCCTCCCGGAAGATATCCCCGGAAGAACTGTACCGGGTAACATCAGAGACCCGGTTGCCGAAAGAAATAGTATTGAGTTGA
- a CDS encoding RNA-binding protein, with protein MKISVENLPNSITEERLKDVFGQMGEVQSVKLKTDLLTWQLNGQGVVDMTLEVDAYRAINCFEGAIFTDKKIHVKETYPLFEKAKNALEHITDGHSLSDLKPLASFERWKEQWKEY; from the coding sequence ATGAAAATCAGCGTGGAAAATTTACCAAATAGCATAACCGAGGAAAGGCTGAAAGACGTATTTGGTCAAATGGGAGAGGTGCAGTCGGTCAAACTGAAGACCGATCTGCTCACCTGGCAGCTCAACGGTCAGGGCGTCGTGGACATGACGCTGGAAGTGGACGCCTACCGGGCGATCAACTGCTTTGAAGGTGCGATATTTACGGACAAAAAGATACACGTCAAAGAAACCTATCCGCTGTTTGAAAAGGCGAAAAACGCGCTGGAACACATCACCGACGGTCATTCGCTGTCGGACTTGAAGCCGCTGGCCAGCTTCGAGCGCTGGAAAGAACAGTGGAAGGAGTATTGA
- the atpB gene encoding F0F1 ATP synthase subunit A: protein MKEGPMILEALAPNVPVQVSYAWLAMAILIGLSLAARFSLKKTAPTGVQNLLETIVGGLESFIVDIMGPEGRHYLSLIGTLFLFILVCNLEGLVPGFDSPTANINTTLALALVTFAATHYIGIKRHGIGYIKHFMGPIWALAPLMLPIELISHLARVMSLTFRLFGNMVAKHKLLLVLALLAPYIAPVPILGLGLLVSFVQALVFALLTMLYLSGSVEAAHLGGDHH from the coding sequence ATGAAAGAAGGACCGATGATATTAGAAGCACTGGCGCCCAATGTGCCGGTGCAAGTCTCCTATGCCTGGCTCGCCATGGCCATTCTTATCGGGCTTTCGCTGGCTGCGCGCTTCTCACTCAAAAAGACGGCGCCCACGGGCGTGCAGAACCTTCTGGAAACCATTGTCGGAGGACTCGAGAGTTTCATTGTGGATATCATGGGGCCCGAAGGCAGGCACTATCTTTCGCTGATCGGCACCTTGTTTCTTTTTATTCTGGTATGTAACCTCGAGGGCCTGGTCCCGGGATTCGATTCACCTACCGCGAATATCAATACCACTCTCGCTCTTGCGCTGGTGACCTTCGCTGCGACCCATTATATCGGCATCAAACGACATGGCATCGGATACATCAAACATTTTATGGGGCCGATATGGGCACTTGCGCCGCTCATGCTCCCCATTGAGCTTATCAGCCATCTCGCCCGCGTGATGTCTCTCACCTTTCGTCTTTTCGGCAACATGGTGGCCAAGCATAAGCTGCTTCTCGTGCTTGCGCTCCTGGCGCCGTATATCGCGCCGGTGCCGATTCTCGGACTCGGCCTGCTGGTCTCCTTTGTCCAGGCGCTTGTGTTCGCCCTGCTGACCATGCTCTATCTTTCAGGTTCCGTCGAAGCGGCGCACCTGGGAGGCGATCACCACTAA
- the atpE gene encoding ATP synthase F0 subunit C has translation MKRTVAIIVLVFSLMLVASAAFASEAAASPDTAKLGFFGTVAAFSALAIAVAAFGTGIGMGMSVSKAVEGIARNPEASGKIMTTMIVGLALIESLAIYTLVVVLILLYAKPFGF, from the coding sequence ATGAAAAGAACTGTTGCAATCATCGTCCTGGTGTTCAGTCTGATGCTGGTCGCGTCCGCCGCGTTCGCATCGGAGGCAGCGGCATCACCCGATACGGCCAAGCTCGGCTTTTTCGGCACAGTCGCCGCGTTTTCAGCCCTTGCGATCGCTGTCGCCGCATTCGGCACCGGCATCGGCATGGGCATGAGCGTCAGCAAGGCCGTGGAAGGCATTGCGCGCAACCCAGAGGCCTCCGGCAAGATCATGACCACCATGATCGTTGGTCTGGCCCTGATCGAGTCGCTGGCGATCTACACACTGGTTGTGGTGCTCATCCTGCTCTATGCAAAACCCTTCGGCTTCTAA
- the gltX gene encoding glutamate--tRNA ligase, with the protein MSTTSNVRVRFAPSPTGALHIGGVRTALFNWLFARHHNGKFILRIEDTDQTRSTDESIRIILDGMKWLGLDWDEGPYRQTARMDIYKEHVDRLLKAGKAYYCYCTPEELETRRKAAMAAGKPPKYDRKCRSLTSPVSGRTPAVRFLSADEGQTIVRDMLHGAVTFENQQLDDLIIQRSDGLPTYNFAVVVDDVTMKISHVIRGDDHLNNTPRQIQLYQALGYDPPEFAHLPMILGPDKSKLSKRHGATAVTEYIDLGYLPEALVNYLSRLGWSSGDQEIFSRQELVEKFSLDSVGKAPSVFNPEKLLWLNHHYIQQADTGRIAGLALDLLKKDGVVKQGNEPDLDWFKKLVTLLTERSHTLVELKTGALPFIMDEVVMDEKARVKQLTPDVAPLLSELTRRLKSVEPFTHDELEKVFNALVAENGIKLGKLAQPVRVALTGGTVSPGIFEVLEVMGKEKAIKRIEAAAGSIR; encoded by the coding sequence ATGAGTACGACCAGTAATGTTCGGGTCCGTTTTGCACCCAGCCCCACGGGTGCCTTGCATATCGGAGGCGTACGAACCGCGCTCTTCAACTGGCTCTTCGCCCGCCATCACAACGGTAAATTCATCCTCAGGATCGAGGACACGGACCAGACCCGATCCACGGACGAGTCCATCAGGATCATCCTTGACGGCATGAAATGGCTCGGTCTTGACTGGGACGAAGGCCCCTATCGTCAGACCGCGCGCATGGATATCTACAAAGAGCATGTCGACCGTCTGCTCAAGGCCGGCAAGGCTTATTACTGCTACTGCACCCCCGAAGAGCTCGAAACGCGAAGAAAAGCGGCCATGGCCGCGGGCAAGCCGCCCAAGTACGACCGGAAGTGCCGGTCGCTCACCTCTCCGGTTTCAGGCAGGACGCCGGCGGTCCGATTCCTCTCGGCCGACGAAGGCCAGACCATCGTGCGCGACATGCTCCACGGCGCGGTAACGTTCGAGAACCAGCAGCTTGACGATCTCATCATCCAGCGCTCCGATGGGCTCCCCACGTACAACTTCGCCGTCGTTGTTGACGACGTCACGATGAAGATCTCCCATGTGATCCGGGGCGACGACCATTTGAACAATACCCCGCGCCAGATCCAGCTTTATCAGGCGCTGGGATACGATCCGCCGGAATTTGCCCATCTGCCCATGATCCTCGGCCCGGACAAGTCCAAGCTGTCAAAGCGCCACGGCGCCACGGCGGTCACCGAATATATCGACCTCGGCTATCTGCCCGAGGCGCTCGTGAACTATCTCTCGCGTCTCGGCTGGTCGTCAGGGGACCAGGAGATCTTCTCACGCCAGGAGCTGGTCGAGAAATTTTCCCTTGACAGTGTGGGAAAGGCCCCCTCTGTCTTTAATCCCGAAAAGCTGCTCTGGCTGAACCATCATTACATCCAGCAAGCCGACACAGGCAGGATCGCCGGATTGGCGCTCGACCTTCTGAAGAAAGACGGGGTCGTGAAGCAGGGAAACGAGCCGGACCTTGACTGGTTCAAAAAGCTCGTCACCCTGCTCACTGAGCGCAGCCACACACTCGTGGAATTGAAGACAGGTGCTTTGCCATTTATCATGGATGAAGTTGTGATGGACGAGAAGGCGCGGGTAAAACAACTGACGCCGGACGTTGCACCGCTCCTTTCCGAACTTACGAGACGGCTGAAATCAGTAGAACCTTTTACGCACGATGAGTTGGAAAAGGTCTTCAATGCGCTTGTCGCAGAGAACGGCATTAAGCTCGGCAAGCTTGCCCAGCCCGTTCGCGTGGCGCTCACCGGCGGCACGGTCAGCCCCGGCATCTTTGAGGTGCTCGAGGTGATGGGGAAAGAGAAGGCCATTAAACGGATCGAAGCGGCAGCGGGCTCCATCCGGTAG
- a CDS encoding D-sedoheptulose 7-phosphate isomerase produces the protein MKDAIIKTFEESAQIKVKFARENVDKILEVVQLIAQAFREGKKVLLFGNGGSATDASHIAAEFVNRYLIERPPLPAIALNTDVAVLTSISNDYDYSQVFSKQLAALGDEGDVAIGLSTSGNSPNVVRAIDVAKKNGMRTIMLTGGNGGKLANKADHTFIVQSKVTARIQETHITLGHVICQMVDEELFGNHKK, from the coding sequence ATGAAAGACGCAATCATAAAAACATTCGAGGAAAGCGCCCAGATCAAGGTTAAATTCGCCAGAGAGAACGTGGATAAAATCTTGGAAGTGGTCCAGCTTATCGCTCAGGCGTTCCGCGAGGGCAAAAAAGTCCTCCTCTTCGGCAATGGCGGGAGCGCTACCGACGCCTCGCATATCGCCGCCGAGTTCGTGAACCGTTATCTCATTGAACGGCCGCCCCTGCCCGCGATCGCGCTGAACACCGACGTAGCTGTGCTCACCAGCATCAGTAACGATTACGACTATTCACAAGTGTTTTCGAAGCAGCTCGCCGCCCTCGGTGATGAAGGCGACGTAGCAATCGGCCTCAGCACGAGCGGCAACTCGCCGAACGTCGTCAGAGCGATCGACGTGGCGAAAAAGAACGGGATGAGGACCATCATGCTGACCGGCGGCAATGGAGGCAAGCTGGCAAACAAGGCGGACCATACCTTCATTGTCCAATCGAAGGTTACGGCGCGCATCCAGGAGACGCACATCACGCTCGGCCATGTCATCTGCCAGATGGTGGATGAAGAGCTGTTCGGCAACCACAAAAAATAA